The segment TTTTAAAACAACATTTGTTATATTCTGAATCTCATTTGCTGTATGATTTGATTCCTCAGCAAGTTTTCTAATTTCATCTGCAACTACCGCAAATCCTTTACCACTTTCCCCTGCTCTTGCAGCTTCAATTGCTGCATTTAATGCAAGTAAATTAGTTTGATTAGTTATATTTAATATAGCTTCTGAGAGAGCATCTATCTTTTGAACTTCTTTGCATTCATTTAAAGCTCGAACTAACTCTTCTTTGTTTTTGCCATATATATCTATAGCTGTTTGTTTTGCTTCTTCAGATGTATTTTTTAATGAATTAGCTCTATCCTTAATTTCTAAAGTTTTACTTGAAACTTCCTTAACTTTAAAATTAATATTTTCAACACCTTGTTCTATTCCATTTGAAGTTGCACTCATTTCTTCTGCTGATGCAGCCATCTCTTCAAGTCCTGCTGATAATTCTTGAGTAGTACATGAAACATCTTCTATGTTCTTATCTAATGTTTTCATAATTTCAACAACATCAATATTACTTTCAACACTGTTTTTACATTCTTGTCCAACAACTGAAATTATTTCTTTTATAGCAGTCCTCATTTTATTTATTTCTAAAACAACTTCTCCCATTTCATCTTTTCTAGTTAAATACTCCTCTTCTATATTACTTGAAAAATCACCTTTAGCTAACCCTTTTATATAGCCAACTATATAATTAAGAGGATTATTTATATTTCTAGAAATAATTAACGTACTTATAACACCTACAATTATTGATATTAAAAACAATATTAAAAACTTTTCTATGCTACTTTTATACTGATTTTTACTTGCATTATATGCAGTTTCTCCATCTTTTATAGTATGTTCTGACAACTCTCTTAAATCATCTTGAGCTATTTTAAATTCATCACCTAAAGCTTTTAATCTAGTAATAACCTCTGAATTTTGCTCACTATTTGCCATTGAAATTTTAGAAACTTCTTCAACTCCATTTATATATTTATTCCACTCACTTATTACTGTGTCCAATATATTTAATTTTGTTTTATCTGTTTCTATTTTTTTGTAAATACCTAAATTCTTCTCAAATCTTATTTTAGTTTTTTCTATGTCCTCATATAGATTTTTTTGAATCCTAGAATCTCCATTATTTATTACTAATTTTAAAATATCCATTCCAACTCTTCTCGCTGCTGTCCTATTGTCACTTAAAGCTTTAACAGCCATCAATCTTCTATTGTATAAACTATCTGTGTTATCATTCATTACCTTCATGCTATGAAATCCAATAATTCCTACTATAAATATAAAGAAATACATAATTGAACATAGCATAATAATTTTAGTCTTAACTTTTAACTTACTTAATATTTTGTTCATAATAATATTCCTACCTCCGTTATAAAATTTTATATTTTTCCCCACGTGACATAATCTTTATATAAAGTTTGACTATAAATATACTATCGTTCCAATTTGACATTTAATTATATTTTTTTCATATATTATTTATATTTTTTAAATTTAGCAAAACAAAAGACCATAAGATTAAAAATTCTATGGTCTTTAAGTACTAATATTTAACTTTCTATTTTTCAATTAATACATTTGCTAAATTTTTTCCATTTTGAACTACTTGTACATTTATCTTCATTCCCTTATATTCTTCTTGAAGATTTTTATATTCAGCCTTTAACTCATTTGCATACTTATTGGCAAGATCCTGTGCTTTTTGCTTTGCTTCTTTTTCTGGAACATCTTTTTTCATTATAACAGCACCAATAATTGTATCCCCTGAAATGTATACCTTGCTTCCACTTACTATTTTTTCTTTTTGTAATTTTTTATTCATAGCTTTATCTTCTACTTGTTGATTTGAATCTTTCGGACGCTCTACAGGCTTTGGTTTACCACAAGCAACAAGTGATACTGATATTGCTAATATAGAAACTAACGATACTATCTTTTTAATTGATTTATGTTTCATAAAATCCCTCCATAACATTAATTTTCTTACATAGTATATCATACATTTTATTTCCAGTTGAATTCAACTTTTATATATGAATCATACATTTTACCATTCATAGAAAATCCAGAAATTTTATTTTTCATTGCAATAGCTTGTATTCTCATCATAAACCGCTTTGCACTTTTTATATTTAAATCTTTTACTTTTAAACATAAATTATCTTGACGATTAGATAAAGCTTTTAGAATTTCATCATTTACTTGATTCATATCCTTAACCTTTATGAACAATTTTCCGTCACTTGTATATTCATCTACATTAAGATTATCAAAAGAATATTTAGTTGAAGTACATGCTGGATATGAGCTTTCTAAACTCCCTCTTATATGATCTTTATTAAAAATACTATCTGCTACATTAAAATATTTATAATTAACTGAAATTATACTAAAACTTGAACCTGATGGATTTTTATCAGATATTGGATCATCCCATGTAACATCTAAATTATACCACTCATTATCTATCTTTACCATATTCCAAGCATGTTCACCACCATTAACCTTACCTGTAACATACTTACATTCAATTCCTGCTGCCGTCAATAATTCATTCATAGCTTTAGCATAACTTTCACATACACCTTTTTTATTAATCAACACTCCATAAGCATTGTGATCTTCTGCAGTAACAATTCCCGCC is part of the Clostridium botulinum genome and harbors:
- a CDS encoding transglutaminase domain-containing protein, whose translation is MINKRKIKTLFTAIILAVLTYGGIVTNAHAAADNNNFGRVNIVSANAKQRIAINNKQEFYNVLKDSLENFETNVVLKIKNYNSQEYNFNIIDEIIVKYPNIDYGYLGISGKLYGKANSKEKILNITIKYNLDKKTMEKEKREVKDKVQNIIKTVIKPGMSDVEKELALHDYLIKNADYNMENYKAGIVTAEDHNAYGVLINKKGVCESYAKAMNELLTAAGIECKYVTGKVNGGEHAWNMVKIDNEWYNLDVTWDDPISDKNPSGSSFSIISVNYKYFNVADSIFNKDHIRGSLESSYPACTSTKYSFDNLNVDEYTSDGKLFIKVKDMNQVNDEILKALSNRQDNLCLKVKDLNIKSAKRFMMRIQAIAMKNKISGFSMNGKMYDSYIKVEFNWK
- a CDS encoding methyl-accepting chemotaxis protein, with amino-acid sequence MNKILSKLKVKTKIIMLCSIMYFFIFIVGIIGFHSMKVMNDNTDSLYNRRLMAVKALSDNRTAARRVGMDILKLVINNGDSRIQKNLYEDIEKTKIRFEKNLGIYKKIETDKTKLNILDTVISEWNKYINGVEEVSKISMANSEQNSEVITRLKALGDEFKIAQDDLRELSEHTIKDGETAYNASKNQYKSSIEKFLILFLISIIVGVISTLIISRNINNPLNYIVGYIKGLAKGDFSSNIEEEYLTRKDEMGEVVLEINKMRTAIKEIISVVGQECKNSVESNIDVVEIMKTLDKNIEDVSCTTQELSAGLEEMAASAEEMSATSNGIEQGVENINFKVKEVSSKTLEIKDRANSLKNTSEEAKQTAIDIYGKNKEELVRALNECKEVQKIDALSEAILNITNQTNLLALNAAIEAARAGESGKGFAVVADEIRKLAEESNHTANEIQNITNVVLKSVENLANSSRHILKFINEKVMDDYDNSQKSGEMYSKDADYYNEVTEKLSVTCDELLAHVKNLMEAINNVAEASNEGAEGITNISEKMLTVSNKSNGVLEKAGDSKKGSERLIEAVSKFKIE